From one Suicoccus acidiformans genomic stretch:
- the rpsI gene encoding 30S ribosomal protein S9, with protein MAKVQYLGTGRRKNASARVRLVPGTGEFNINGKSLAEYIPFPHLHEVIKQPLNVTETLGTYDVLVNVQGGGVSGQAGAIRHGIARALLNVDPDFRPALKRAGLLTRDPRMVERKKAGLKKARKAPQFSKR; from the coding sequence ATGGCTAAAGTACAATACTTAGGAACAGGTCGTCGTAAAAATGCATCTGCTCGTGTTCGTTTAGTGCCTGGAACTGGTGAATTCAACATCAATGGTAAATCATTGGCTGAATACATCCCATTCCCTCACTTACACGAAGTGATTAAGCAACCTTTAAACGTTACTGAAACATTAGGTACATACGATGTATTAGTAAACGTTCAAGGTGGCGGTGTTTCTGGTCAAGCGGGTGCAATCCGTCACGGTATCGCTCGTGCACTCTTAAATGTTGATCCAGATTTCCGTCCAGCTTTAAAACGCGCTGGCTTATTAACGCGTGACCCTCGTATGGTTGAGCGTAAGAAAGCTGGTCTTAAGAAAGCTCGTAAAGCACCACAATTCTCTAAACGTTAA
- a CDS encoding ISNCY family transposase, with amino-acid sequence MEDYLNMNEKHKYNIIKAVVNGRKSKARAEVELNLSRRQINRLILKYKQEGRKGFRHKNANRKPSTTIDRHTRKRIVQLYRSKYYDFNFTHFHEKLQEVEGEHLSESSLRNILKEVHIVSPLATRRTKRRVAKELEDKADKKGLTHHEKDTLQGVQIVENSKAHPSRPRCKYAGELLQMDASQHPWFEADENDYYLHAAIDDATGTVVGAYFAAQETLEGYYQVSHQFLTHYGIPHRILTDYRSIFSGAHAPKKGAALEEQALTQYGYACQTLGIELEATSVPQAKGRIERLFGTFQNRLLQEMRLSGIRNMDEANQFLRDYLPQFNQKFAHPIKDSINAFEKLSADTNLNQILAKFALRVIHSGHTVRYNNQVYHLYDQHGQQVYLPRKTKVMVISTRNQQLFVSHKNQLFELIEMPSHQAVSKTLDIQEAQPKPKPHIPPMSHPWKAQSYQQYLKKQEYIKKKELVEVTS; translated from the coding sequence ATGGAGGATTATCTTAACATGAATGAGAAACATAAATATAATATCATCAAGGCCGTCGTCAATGGACGGAAATCCAAAGCTCGTGCTGAAGTGGAATTAAACTTATCCAGACGACAGATCAATCGATTGATTCTTAAATACAAACAAGAGGGGCGAAAAGGCTTCAGACACAAGAATGCCAACCGCAAACCTTCTACAACCATTGACCGTCATACTCGAAAACGAATTGTTCAGCTCTATCGCTCGAAATACTATGACTTTAACTTCACGCACTTCCATGAAAAACTTCAAGAAGTTGAGGGGGAACACCTCTCTGAAAGCTCGCTGAGAAATATCTTGAAGGAAGTGCACATTGTCTCGCCTCTGGCTACCCGTCGAACTAAACGGCGTGTCGCTAAAGAGCTCGAAGACAAAGCGGACAAGAAAGGCTTAACCCATCACGAAAAAGATACCTTACAGGGGGTTCAAATCGTTGAAAACTCAAAAGCACACCCGAGTCGTCCTCGATGCAAATATGCTGGGGAACTGCTTCAAATGGATGCCTCACAGCATCCATGGTTTGAGGCGGATGAGAACGATTACTACCTCCATGCCGCCATTGATGATGCCACTGGCACGGTCGTAGGCGCTTATTTCGCGGCACAGGAGACGCTTGAAGGCTATTACCAAGTCTCACATCAATTCCTGACCCACTACGGTATTCCTCATCGCATTTTGACGGATTATCGCAGTATCTTCTCAGGGGCCCACGCACCAAAAAAGGGCGCTGCTCTTGAAGAGCAGGCCCTCACTCAATACGGATATGCTTGCCAGACACTCGGAATTGAACTGGAAGCGACCTCAGTCCCCCAAGCTAAAGGACGTATTGAACGTCTTTTCGGTACATTTCAAAACCGCTTACTTCAAGAAATGCGGTTAAGTGGTATCCGCAATATGGATGAAGCGAATCAGTTTCTAAGGGACTACCTCCCGCAGTTTAATCAAAAATTCGCTCACCCCATTAAAGATAGCATAAATGCCTTTGAAAAACTATCAGCAGACACAAATCTCAATCAGATCCTCGCTAAATTTGCCCTACGTGTCATTCACTCTGGTCATACCGTTCGATACAACAACCAAGTCTATCATCTTTACGACCAGCATGGGCAGCAAGTCTATTTGCCAAGAAAAACGAAAGTCATGGTTATTAGCACTCGTAATCAACAACTCTTTGTCTCTCATAAAAATCAACTCTTTGAGCTGATTGAAATGCCGTCACACCAAGCTGTGTCTAAAACACTGGATATTCAGGAAGCTCAACCTAAACCGAAGCCACACATTCCACCCATGTCGCATCCGTGGAAAGCTCAATCTTATCAACAATATCTAAAGAAACAAGAATACATAAAGAAAAAAGAGCTAGTTGAAGTGACATCTTGA
- a CDS encoding nucleotide sugar dehydrogenase, with amino-acid sequence MNIYQDLLAGQTKLAVIGLGYVGMPLAIAFAKKVPTIGYDYNPDKIALYEQGIDPTNEVGDAAIQATALQFTAEASDLKEARFFIVSVPTPINQDKTPDLTPITSATKTIGANLRPGSIVVYESTVYPGVTEDVCIPILEEASGLSHGEDFIVGYSPERINPGDRVNTLEKITKIVSAADNAYLEEIAQVYELVIDAGVHRAPSVKVAEAAKVVENSQRDINIAFMNELALVFDRMQIDSQDVIDAMNTKWNALGFTPGLVGGHCIGVDPYYFVYQAEKLGYHSQIISAGREINDGMGTFIADKAIKKLITTGKTPKDAKVVILGLTFKEHTPDIRNSKIVDIIKRLEEYAIHPCVVDPWAKPEEALQEYGIELTVLEDVQDADCIILAVGHQAFRDLSFEDIDALYHSNLPNDEKIIIDVKSILDKETYEAAGYTFWRL; translated from the coding sequence ATGAACATATATCAAGATTTGCTGGCCGGCCAGACGAAATTAGCGGTCATTGGCCTAGGTTACGTTGGCATGCCCCTTGCCATTGCTTTTGCCAAGAAAGTCCCGACCATCGGTTATGACTATAATCCAGACAAGATTGCTCTCTACGAACAGGGTATTGACCCAACTAATGAAGTCGGCGACGCCGCCATTCAAGCAACTGCCTTGCAGTTTACGGCGGAAGCAAGCGACTTGAAAGAGGCACGCTTCTTCATTGTATCGGTACCTACACCGATTAACCAGGATAAGACACCGGATCTGACGCCGATTACCAGTGCTACTAAGACCATTGGCGCGAACTTGCGCCCAGGATCGATTGTTGTATACGAATCCACCGTCTACCCAGGCGTAACTGAAGACGTATGTATTCCTATTCTGGAAGAAGCTTCAGGCTTAAGCCATGGCGAAGATTTTATTGTCGGTTACTCTCCTGAGCGAATTAACCCAGGAGACCGGGTGAACACCTTAGAGAAAATTACCAAAATCGTCTCCGCTGCCGATAATGCTTACTTGGAAGAAATCGCCCAAGTTTATGAATTAGTCATTGATGCTGGCGTACACCGCGCGCCAAGCGTAAAGGTTGCTGAAGCGGCCAAAGTCGTCGAAAATAGTCAGCGGGATATTAATATTGCCTTCATGAATGAATTGGCTCTCGTCTTTGACCGCATGCAAATCGATTCGCAAGACGTCATCGATGCAATGAATACTAAATGGAACGCCCTCGGCTTTACACCAGGTCTCGTGGGTGGGCATTGTATTGGGGTAGACCCCTATTACTTCGTCTACCAGGCCGAGAAATTAGGCTACCACAGTCAAATCATTTCCGCTGGCCGCGAAATAAACGATGGTATGGGGACCTTCATTGCCGATAAAGCCATTAAGAAACTTATCACCACTGGCAAGACCCCTAAAGACGCCAAAGTTGTCATTCTCGGCTTAACTTTCAAAGAACATACGCCCGATATTCGCAATTCTAAGATTGTTGATATTATCAAGCGCTTGGAAGAATACGCCATTCATCCATGCGTGGTTGACCCTTGGGCCAAACCTGAAGAGGCCCTGCAGGAATACGGCATTGAGCTGACAGTCTTAGAAGACGTCCAGGATGCAGACTGCATCATCTTAGCTGTTGGACACCAAGCCTTCCGCGACTTGAGCTTTGAAGATATTGATGCCTTATATCACTCGAACTTGCCTAATGATGAGAAGATTATCATCGATGTCAAAAGTATTCTCGATAAAGAAACCTATGAAGCAGCCGGCTACACCTTCTGGCGCTTATAA
- a CDS encoding bifunctional hydroxymethylpyrimidine kinase/phosphomethylpyrimidine kinase — MSHQSHGRIVLDPVGIGLIQSRRQLAQGKTLEKAIATAKAYVTLALEEQLDLGQGSGPLNHGFDLIGFKRSYS; from the coding sequence TTGTCCCATCAGAGTCATGGACGCATTGTGCTTGACCCTGTTGGTATTGGCCTTATCCAATCTCGTCGCCAATTAGCACAAGGCAAGACCCTCGAAAAGGCTATTGCCACTGCCAAAGCCTACGTTACGTTAGCTCTGGAAGAACAGCTCGATTTAGGCCAGGGGTCAGGCCCCTTGAACCACGGCTTTGATCTTATAGGCTTTAAGAGGTCATATTCATGA
- a CDS encoding IS1634 family transposase: MRVKISQSKNSISYSIIKDVMKNGKKTTKIVETLGNYDEIKAKYPDQEPLEWAKAYAKKLTKEEKEGKTRIISVFDRSKLIEYQHRPLKEITYLYVQNILSLLKLDNFLEKIEAKSHLSFSLFDVLTMLVTNRMVEPTSKRSAYAQAQSYLEPPTFQQHHIYRALEHLAAYSEALQSHIYKESAMHVERNNHILYYDCTNFFFEIEEEDGKRKYGKSKENRPNPIIQMGLFMDGSGFPLAFSLFGGNENEQPSLQPLEKRILKDFKLSKFVVCTDAGLSSTNNRRFNSIKNRAFITTQSLKKLKKVEKDWALSPLGWKTFSSNKTYNLNEIDDLENDTRIYYKERWYKQDPTLEEKKKGVQPLEQKMIVTYSPKYDRYQKEIRNKQIDRAIKKMGQKDPTKNSNPNSPARFIQQVNITQNGEVADESVYTLNEKKIAEEAKYDGFYCVCTNLEGDTEKIVAINHQRWEIEESFRIMKTEFKARPVYLHRETRIEAHFLVCFIALLVYRIVSQLLGDQYTCSEILQCLEEMRWFEIQGEGYIPAYQRTPLTDQLHSIFPFRTDYQFIGDKEFNKIKKLSASGKINK; the protein is encoded by the coding sequence ATGCGTGTGAAAATAAGTCAATCAAAAAACTCAATTTCCTATTCCATCATCAAAGACGTCATGAAAAATGGCAAAAAAACTACAAAAATTGTGGAAACTTTAGGAAATTACGACGAAATCAAAGCGAAATATCCTGATCAAGAGCCTCTCGAATGGGCAAAAGCTTATGCCAAGAAATTAACGAAAGAAGAAAAAGAAGGAAAGACACGTATTATTTCAGTTTTTGATCGCAGTAAACTGATCGAGTACCAGCACCGACCCCTCAAAGAGATTACCTATTTGTACGTTCAAAATATATTGTCATTACTTAAACTGGATAACTTTCTTGAAAAGATTGAGGCAAAATCACATCTTTCGTTCTCGCTATTTGACGTATTGACCATGCTCGTGACGAATCGCATGGTTGAACCCACCTCAAAACGTAGTGCCTATGCACAAGCTCAAAGCTATCTTGAACCACCTACTTTTCAGCAGCATCACATATATCGTGCATTGGAGCATCTTGCAGCATATTCAGAAGCTCTCCAATCCCATATCTATAAAGAGAGTGCTATGCACGTGGAACGAAACAATCACATTCTTTATTATGATTGCACTAATTTCTTCTTTGAAATTGAAGAAGAGGATGGGAAGCGAAAGTATGGGAAGTCAAAAGAAAACCGCCCAAATCCAATTATCCAGATGGGACTCTTTATGGATGGTTCGGGCTTTCCTTTAGCTTTTAGTCTATTTGGAGGCAACGAAAATGAACAGCCTTCCTTACAACCTTTGGAAAAAAGAATTCTAAAAGATTTTAAGCTATCTAAATTTGTCGTCTGTACAGATGCGGGTCTATCCTCAACAAATAATCGTCGCTTTAATTCGATAAAAAACAGAGCGTTTATTACCACGCAATCTCTAAAGAAATTAAAGAAAGTCGAGAAAGATTGGGCTCTATCCCCTCTTGGTTGGAAGACGTTTTCCAGCAATAAAACATATAATTTGAACGAAATTGATGACCTAGAAAACGATACACGAATTTACTATAAAGAACGATGGTATAAGCAAGACCCTACACTAGAGGAAAAAAAGAAAGGTGTCCAGCCACTTGAGCAAAAAATGATTGTGACCTATTCACCTAAATATGATCGTTACCAAAAAGAAATCCGAAATAAACAAATTGACAGAGCTATTAAAAAGATGGGGCAAAAAGATCCTACAAAAAATAGTAATCCAAACAGTCCGGCCCGCTTTATTCAACAAGTCAATATTACACAAAATGGTGAGGTGGCTGATGAATCTGTATATACACTCAATGAGAAGAAAATTGCCGAAGAAGCTAAATATGATGGCTTTTATTGCGTGTGCACTAATTTAGAAGGCGATACTGAAAAAATCGTTGCAATTAATCACCAGCGCTGGGAAATAGAAGAAAGTTTCCGGATAATGAAAACAGAATTTAAAGCACGACCTGTTTATCTACATCGTGAAACTCGTATAGAGGCTCACTTCTTAGTCTGTTTTATTGCCCTTCTTGTGTATCGTATCGTCTCCCAATTATTAGGCGATCAATATACTTGTTCTGAGATTTTACAATGCTTAGAAGAGATGAGATGGTTTGAAATACAAGGCGAGGGATATATCCCTGCGTATCAACGTACACCTTTAACGGATCAGTTACATTCTATCTTTCCTTTTCGAACAGACTATCAATTTATTGGTGACAAAGAATTTAATAAGATAAAAAAACTTTCTGCCTCAGGTAAAATAAACAAATAG
- a CDS encoding acyltransferase family protein yields the protein MSKRNYSIDACRFIAAIIVVLIHVSANVPEASRDKSLVYQFVQPFFEVSVPFFFSVSGFLLVKRKRAYIQRYCLNVLSLFLAASLFYVVADVVFLVIQHGQTGEALLALFAEWLNGKGWMSLFNGTWGQFHLWYLFALVCGTVLWTKLKETKMTDELTLVISLLIYVISSLIRQESEWLAAFLRYGGFIKALAYLSIGAYVRQKSWPSFQKGRLPYIALSVLAIYVSLVNRPLFFFADEILLQIFIFSLLQWLNAHPGQPTYWAHLGEASDGIYVLHIVWIRLLDALLANWQLSHQMVSGYIIGMALICLLASYACYPTFQRYILNPLASLFI from the coding sequence TTGAGTAAACGCAATTATTCTATTGATGCTTGTCGCTTTATTGCGGCAATTATCGTTGTTCTTATTCATGTTAGTGCCAACGTTCCTGAAGCAAGCCGCGATAAATCGCTAGTCTATCAGTTCGTTCAGCCTTTCTTTGAGGTGAGTGTGCCTTTCTTCTTCAGTGTATCGGGTTTTCTGCTAGTGAAGCGTAAACGGGCCTATATTCAACGGTATTGCTTGAATGTGCTCAGCTTATTTCTGGCAGCTTCTCTCTTCTATGTTGTCGCCGATGTAGTCTTTCTAGTTATCCAACATGGACAAACGGGAGAAGCCCTGCTGGCGCTATTTGCTGAATGGTTAAACGGCAAGGGCTGGATGAGTCTTTTCAACGGCACATGGGGGCAATTCCATCTGTGGTATTTATTTGCCTTAGTATGCGGTACTGTCCTATGGACGAAACTTAAGGAAACTAAGATGACGGACGAGTTAACCTTGGTCATAAGCCTGCTTATTTATGTTATTAGTAGTCTGATTCGCCAAGAGAGCGAGTGGCTGGCGGCCTTCTTGCGTTATGGGGGCTTTATTAAGGCACTGGCGTACTTAAGTATCGGAGCCTATGTACGCCAAAAGTCCTGGCCCAGCTTCCAAAAAGGGCGTCTGCCTTATATAGCCCTAAGTGTACTTGCGATTTATGTTTCTTTGGTAAATCGGCCACTCTTCTTTTTTGCAGATGAAATCTTGTTGCAAATCTTTATCTTTAGCCTCTTACAATGGTTAAATGCTCATCCAGGCCAGCCGACCTATTGGGCGCACTTAGGTGAGGCGAGTGACGGGATTTATGTCTTACATATTGTGTGGATTCGCTTATTGGACGCCTTATTGGCCAATTGGCAGTTGAGCCATCAGATGGTAAGCGGGTACATCATTGGCATGGCGCTCATTTGCCTGCTTGCTTCTTATGCATGTTATCCGACCTTTCAGCGCTACATTCTAAATCCACTAGCCAGTCTATTTATATAG
- the rplM gene encoding 50S ribosomal protein L13, whose translation MRQTYMAKKNEVERNWVLIDAAGIPLGRLSTVVASILRGKNKPSYTPHVDTGDFVVVINAEQVELTGKKASDKMYHRHSGHPGGLKSTPAGVMREKNPERLVELSVKGMLPDTRLGRKQFTKLHVYRGSEHNHAAQQPQALDIKELVF comes from the coding sequence GTGCGTCAAACATATATGGCTAAGAAAAATGAAGTTGAACGCAACTGGGTTCTAATCGATGCGGCAGGCATTCCTTTAGGACGTTTATCAACAGTTGTTGCATCTATCCTACGTGGTAAGAACAAACCTTCTTACACACCCCATGTAGATACAGGTGACTTCGTTGTGGTAATTAATGCGGAACAAGTTGAATTAACAGGTAAGAAAGCATCTGATAAGATGTATCACCGTCATTCAGGTCATCCAGGTGGATTAAAATCTACCCCAGCTGGCGTGATGCGTGAGAAGAATCCAGAGCGTTTAGTGGAATTATCTGTCAAAGGTATGCTTCCAGATACACGCTTAGGTCGCAAGCAATTTACTAAATTGCATGTTTACCGTGGTAGCGAGCACAATCATGCAGCTCAACAACCACAAGCATTAGACATCAAAGAATTAGTATTCTAA
- a CDS encoding hydroxyethylthiazole kinase, with the protein MVQKRYEQIRQQSPLIHVVTNPVTIEKVANTILAAGGSPIMTDRAPDIADVCQVA; encoded by the coding sequence ATGGTTCAGAAAAGATACGAACAAATAAGGCAGCAGAGTCCACTGATTCATGTTGTGACTAATCCGGTTACCATTGAGAAGGTAGCCAATACCATTTTGGCTGCTGGGGGTAGTCCAATTATGACAGACCGGGCGCCAGATATTGCGGATGTGTGCCAAGTTGCGTAA
- a CDS encoding transposase, with amino-acid sequence MEQFQNYDMVHRVYAQSIQLNHEFKAAETAYYPMTLHIYYDAHRASDERESFDKQLVEWQILAEKDPATFDAQKEAGNYLTREGQSLKVNHDAIKEKKARMGYFALLSNSSLSSSEVLDNYRRKDVVEKAFSDIKDRLNMRRVKVSSNRSLEGKLFVQHLALILIAYIQREMKESQLNKTYTMEDILIHLNRIKGYWDEEFGLTIGKILEKQEEIYRGLKIAPLV; translated from the coding sequence ATGGAGCAATTTCAAAACTATGATATGGTTCATCGGGTCTATGCCCAATCGATACAACTCAACCATGAATTTAAGGCAGCAGAGACTGCTTATTATCCAATGACTTTACATATATATTACGATGCTCACCGAGCTTCTGATGAAAGAGAGTCTTTTGACAAACAACTGGTTGAGTGGCAAATACTTGCTGAAAAAGACCCAGCTACGTTCGATGCACAGAAAGAAGCTGGGAACTATTTAACGAGAGAAGGCCAAAGTCTCAAGGTTAATCACGATGCAATCAAAGAGAAGAAAGCTCGGATGGGATACTTTGCGTTATTGTCCAACTCTTCATTATCAAGTAGTGAGGTACTCGACAACTATCGTCGAAAAGATGTTGTGGAAAAGGCCTTTAGCGACATCAAAGATCGCTTAAATATGAGACGTGTTAAGGTATCCTCCAATCGATCCCTCGAAGGAAAACTATTTGTTCAGCATCTTGCACTCATATTAATAGCGTATATTCAACGTGAAATGAAAGAGAGTCAATTAAACAAGACATATACGATGGAAGATATTTTGATTCACTTAAATCGCATTAAAGGTTACTGGGATGAAGAATTTGGTCTAACCATTGGTAAGATATTGGAAAAACAAGAAGAGATATACAGAGGATTAAAAATAGCCCCACTAGTTTAA
- a CDS encoding LysM peptidoglycan-binding domain-containing protein: MTFKYRKIALSLLTSLTLLGATGSVSAQTVHTVQPGEYLLSIANAYGVSVEELMAWNGLSSDYLDVGMNLYIYEGSSGAGYSDDSYLSYETPAVGGYHTVQAGETLSTIAQAYGLSVDQLAAYNNIASSWIYVGEQLAIPSGYAYTSPSYDYSGSYYTGPVSNWSNYHSVSSGETLSTIAQAYGTTVDALMATNGLSSTWLNVGDALLVPNGPVNVPSYEPSYTAEAQISGGTVHTVQPGDTLYDLAVAYGSTVADIMSWNGLSSDYLTVGTDLIVSPNGPVSTTEEATVAETNNGERIRVDLSKLPERARPRTHTVALGENIWRIADQYGISAESLRIWNDLDDDTLMVGQELYVSNPAFVPTIHTVEAGEDIAAIASKYNTTSKLIETWNDLTSAQAEAIEAGDQLIVSDPEPEFHEVKPGETLRQIAEEYNISEDDLRQWNKIPAQSEIVNGTLIVSNPTGVERGAGEPSESDSSGASSEEAEASVDETSADSSPQS; encoded by the coding sequence ATGACGTTTAAATATCGCAAAATTGCACTATCATTGTTAACCTCCCTAACGCTACTTGGCGCAACAGGTTCAGTCTCAGCACAAACTGTCCATACCGTTCAACCAGGCGAATATCTCTTATCTATTGCGAACGCTTATGGTGTGAGCGTGGAAGAGCTGATGGCTTGGAATGGCTTGTCATCAGACTATCTTGATGTGGGGATGAATTTATATATTTATGAAGGAAGTTCGGGTGCGGGCTACAGCGATGATAGCTATTTGAGTTATGAAACACCCGCGGTCGGTGGCTACCACACGGTTCAAGCAGGGGAAACCTTGTCAACCATTGCTCAAGCATACGGTTTAAGCGTCGATCAGTTGGCGGCTTACAATAATATTGCCAGCAGTTGGATTTATGTGGGTGAACAGCTAGCTATTCCAAGTGGCTATGCTTATACCTCACCGTCTTACGATTATTCTGGCTCTTACTACACAGGCCCAGTGTCGAATTGGTCGAATTACCACAGCGTATCTTCTGGCGAGACCTTGTCTACGATTGCTCAAGCCTATGGCACAACAGTTGATGCTTTGATGGCAACGAATGGCTTATCTAGCACGTGGCTCAATGTGGGCGATGCGCTTCTTGTACCGAACGGCCCGGTGAATGTACCAAGTTATGAGCCGTCTTATACGGCTGAGGCACAGATTTCAGGCGGGACTGTGCATACGGTTCAACCTGGCGACACCTTGTATGACTTAGCTGTGGCATACGGGTCAACCGTAGCAGATATCATGTCATGGAACGGTCTATCGAGTGATTACTTAACAGTTGGCACGGACTTAATCGTCTCACCGAATGGTCCAGTTTCAACGACAGAAGAAGCAACCGTTGCGGAAACAAATAATGGCGAACGGATTCGGGTAGACTTATCGAAATTACCAGAACGTGCTCGACCAAGAACACATACCGTTGCTTTAGGGGAGAATATTTGGCGCATTGCAGATCAATATGGTATTTCAGCTGAATCCTTGAGAATTTGGAACGATTTAGACGACGATACCTTAATGGTTGGCCAAGAACTCTACGTATCTAACCCAGCCTTCGTGCCAACAATTCATACCGTCGAAGCGGGGGAAGATATTGCGGCCATCGCAAGCAAATACAATACAACCTCGAAGCTAATTGAAACATGGAACGACTTAACGTCTGCCCAAGCTGAAGCAATTGAAGCAGGCGATCAATTAATCGTATCTGACCCAGAACCAGAATTCCACGAGGTCAAACCAGGCGAAACACTCCGCCAAATTGCAGAAGAATATAATATTAGCGAGGACGATTTACGCCAATGGAACAAAATCCCTGCCCAAAGTGAAATCGTCAACGGTACCCTGATTGTGTCGAACCCAACGGGTGTCGAACGCGGAGCGGGAGAACCTAGCGAATCAGACAGTTCCGGCGCTTCATCTGAAGAAGCAGAAGCAAGCGTTGATGAAACTTCAGCTGACTCTAGCCCTCAATCATGA
- a CDS encoding helix-turn-helix domain-containing protein, with protein MIRINKEFEVIHRFRNGESIRKISRDMDIDRKTVRRIRDRYQAGIDALDDAQNEKEIEAATEQLVLERKYDTSNRKKRTFTPEVEARMSELLEKEREKDRRLGPHKQALTAKAVYEILAEEGYAIKYRTVAHYWSKMKVKAKEAFIK; from the coding sequence GTGATTCGTATCAATAAAGAATTCGAAGTGATTCACCGTTTTAGAAATGGGGAATCCATTAGGAAAATTAGCAGAGACATGGACATTGATAGAAAAACGGTTCGAAGAATAAGGGATCGATACCAAGCAGGTATAGATGCTTTGGATGACGCTCAAAATGAGAAAGAAATCGAAGCAGCAACCGAGCAATTAGTCTTAGAAAGAAAATATGATACTTCCAATCGGAAAAAAAGAACCTTTACACCAGAGGTGGAAGCTAGAATGAGCGAGTTACTGGAAAAAGAAAGAGAAAAGGATCGAAGGCTAGGACCTCATAAACAAGCACTAACGGCTAAGGCTGTTTATGAAATCCTAGCAGAGGAAGGGTATGCGATTAAATACCGGACAGTCGCTCATTACTGGTCAAAAATGAAAGTGAAAGCTAAAGAGGCTTTTATCAAGTAA
- a CDS encoding peptidoglycan amidohydrolase family protein codes for MPSRYHALEWYMERIGRITYSQEHRLGPFSYDGPAALYAALIVGGFLSADTPLGDLSDLYLYEGQLLQPIRYHNIQKGDVFLSAQGEEVAHAGMVLDRFTVIQCSEALGGINRSPIYGYVGPKPTHWYRLALPHQVRVNQVFRHFFDESSGDLANELN; via the coding sequence ATGCCAAGTCGTTATCACGCTCTTGAGTGGTATATGGAACGCATCGGGCGCATTACTTATTCCCAGGAACATCGCCTAGGACCTTTCTCTTATGATGGCCCGGCTGCCCTTTACGCAGCTTTGATTGTGGGAGGCTTTCTATCGGCGGATACGCCCTTAGGCGATTTGTCAGATTTGTATTTGTATGAAGGGCAATTGCTGCAACCTATTCGCTATCATAATATCCAGAAAGGCGACGTTTTTCTCTCAGCCCAAGGTGAAGAAGTTGCGCATGCAGGCATGGTGCTCGACCGCTTTACGGTCATTCAGTGTAGCGAAGCCTTGGGCGGGATAAACCGCTCGCCTATTTATGGATACGTTGGCCCCAAACCCACCCATTGGTATCGTCTAGCCCTGCCGCACCAAGTGCGTGTCAATCAAGTATTCCGCCATTTCTTTGATGAGTCGAGCGGAGATTTGGCTAATGAGCTAAATTGA
- the thiW gene encoding energy coupling factor transporter S component ThiW produces MKQQTSRTQTLILTGLFAAMSFVLSAVIVFPNMAPIQHAFNVLAAVYLGPGYAFLQALITGLLRMMTGRSINAVIGAVFGAYLAGVAYLRTGKLVAAVLGEAIGTGIISALVVYWVMKLVAGVFAYYIPFFLPSSIIGSLLGAFLSRLIDRRRG; encoded by the coding sequence ATGAAACAACAGACAAGTCGAACTCAAACTTTGATTCTGACCGGCTTATTTGCGGCCATGAGTTTTGTGCTTTCTGCAGTGATTGTCTTCCCCAATATGGCGCCGATTCAACATGCCTTTAACGTCTTAGCGGCCGTTTATCTAGGGCCTGGTTATGCCTTTCTCCAAGCGCTCATAACGGGCCTTTTGCGGATGATGACGGGACGTTCGATTAATGCAGTGATTGGCGCTGTCTTTGGCGCTTACCTAGCAGGTGTAGCCTACCTTCGAACTGGCAAGCTAGTAGCAGCAGTCCTTGGTGAAGCAATCGGTACCGGGATTATTTCAGCCTTAGTGGTCTATTGGGTAATGAAGTTAGTTGCAGGTGTCTTTGCCTACTACATTCCTTTCTTCCTGCCGTCTTCAATCATCGGCAGTCTGCTAGGCGCTTTCTTGAGTCGCCTGATTGACCGGCGTAGAGGCTAA